A region of Subtercola boreus DNA encodes the following proteins:
- a CDS encoding PLP-dependent aminotransferase family protein yields MIDQIVGAVENRTPEAIAAAVSRLIRSGSIASGDRLPTVRDLARALGVSPATVSNAWQALAGVGLITSRGRAGSFVLKAGTTWMPTHFAELAGTHVEARLDLSSGTPDPALLPSLGAALARVPARADTSSYLTQRVLPELERQLRASWPYRAESLTILDGALDAISRSLDVVVRYGDRVLVEEPSFPPFFDLLEQFGVERVPVQIDAHGMRPDALAAALSTNPAAIILQPRAHNPTGASMTAERAEELVRVLRAHSHLTDPVIIEDDHSAEISSAPALSLGSWLPHRVLHIRSYAKSHGPDLRIGALAGPAALVDRIVARRMLGPGWTSRMLQVILFELLTAPESVAQVRLARNTYRERQQALAAALDRHGLEVASADGINLWLPVRDERSAIVSLAASGIRVAAGTSFQPANEPGPAQRPFVRVTAGLVQNDVHEVAALLAAAALGEGPAGALRA; encoded by the coding sequence ATGATCGACCAGATCGTCGGGGCTGTGGAGAACAGGACACCCGAAGCCATCGCCGCCGCCGTGTCCCGGCTGATCCGGTCGGGAAGCATCGCCTCGGGCGACCGGCTGCCCACCGTGAGGGACCTCGCCCGCGCCCTCGGCGTCAGTCCCGCGACCGTCTCGAACGCCTGGCAGGCGCTCGCCGGGGTCGGCCTCATCACCTCCCGCGGACGTGCGGGCAGCTTCGTGCTGAAGGCCGGCACGACCTGGATGCCGACCCACTTCGCCGAACTCGCTGGCACCCACGTCGAAGCCCGACTCGACCTGTCCTCGGGAACGCCCGATCCGGCGCTCCTCCCCTCGCTCGGCGCGGCCCTCGCCCGCGTGCCGGCCCGCGCGGATACGTCGAGCTACCTCACCCAGCGTGTTCTCCCCGAACTCGAACGCCAGCTCCGGGCATCCTGGCCCTACCGCGCGGAAAGCCTGACGATCCTCGACGGAGCACTCGACGCGATCTCCCGCTCGCTCGACGTCGTTGTGCGCTACGGCGACCGGGTGCTGGTCGAAGAACCGTCGTTCCCGCCGTTCTTCGACCTGCTCGAACAGTTCGGGGTCGAACGCGTGCCCGTGCAGATCGACGCGCATGGGATGAGACCGGATGCCCTGGCCGCCGCCCTCAGCACGAACCCGGCCGCGATCATCCTGCAGCCGCGCGCCCACAACCCGACCGGCGCGTCGATGACCGCGGAGCGCGCCGAGGAACTGGTGCGGGTGCTGAGGGCGCACTCGCACCTGACCGACCCGGTCATCATCGAGGACGACCACTCGGCGGAGATCAGCTCCGCCCCGGCCCTCAGTCTCGGCTCCTGGCTGCCGCACCGGGTGCTGCACATCCGGAGCTACGCGAAGTCGCACGGGCCGGACCTCCGCATCGGAGCGCTCGCCGGCCCAGCGGCGCTGGTCGACCGTATCGTGGCGCGCCGGATGCTCGGGCCGGGGTGGACCTCGCGGATGCTGCAGGTCATCCTGTTCGAACTGCTCACCGCGCCGGAATCGGTGGCGCAGGTGCGGCTGGCGCGGAACACCTACCGGGAACGCCAGCAGGCGCTGGCCGCGGCCCTCGATCGACATGGACTCGAGGTGGCGAGCGCCGACGGCATCAACCTCTGGTTGCCGGTACGGGACGAACGGTCGGCGATCGTGTCCCTCGCTGCGAGCGGGATCCGGGTTGCGGCGGGCACGTCCTTCCAGCCCGCGAACGAACCGGGACCGGCACAGCGCCCGTTCGTGCGGGTGACAGCGGGACTGGTGCAGAACGACGTGCACGAGGTCGCGGCGCTGCTGGCAGCAGCCGCGCTCGGTGAGGGGCCGGCCGGGGCGCTCCGGGCCTGA
- a CDS encoding spermidine synthase produces MATDDVVYRSLLGGQQAEISLVDAATRTFRLTVDGVPQSQVCLADPALVDFDYVRHIARLIDAQAAKGVPLTCAHLGGGALTLPRYVGATRPGSVQYVVESEAERTTDLLGILPLPEGCDVRFLFGDAREIVDGNGPRSSFPWRNADVTVVDLWAGSTVVSRVASLEFYARLARICSSDGVLAVNLPDGREFHYTRGQAAALSTLFAHVAVATDGRILEEPLLGNVLVIASNSPLDALEQPGWPVGDHNPPYVLIGDRLRQWIAGAPPLTDSDATDSPSP; encoded by the coding sequence ATGGCAACTGATGACGTGGTCTACCGGAGCCTCCTCGGCGGGCAGCAGGCCGAGATCTCCCTCGTCGACGCCGCGACCCGCACCTTTCGCCTGACGGTTGACGGAGTGCCGCAGTCGCAGGTCTGCCTGGCAGACCCGGCACTCGTGGACTTCGACTACGTGCGTCACATCGCGCGCCTCATCGACGCGCAGGCCGCGAAGGGTGTACCGCTGACCTGCGCGCACCTCGGAGGCGGCGCGCTGACTCTGCCGAGATATGTGGGCGCGACCCGGCCGGGATCCGTGCAGTATGTCGTGGAGTCGGAGGCCGAGCGCACCACCGACCTGCTCGGCATCCTGCCGCTGCCCGAGGGGTGCGATGTGCGCTTCCTGTTCGGCGATGCGCGGGAGATCGTCGACGGCAACGGCCCGCGCTCCAGCTTCCCGTGGCGGAACGCCGACGTCACGGTCGTGGACCTCTGGGCGGGCTCGACCGTCGTCTCCCGCGTCGCGAGCCTGGAGTTCTATGCCCGACTCGCCCGGATATGCTCATCGGACGGGGTTCTCGCCGTGAACCTGCCCGACGGCAGGGAGTTCCACTACACCCGCGGCCAGGCGGCCGCCCTCAGCACACTCTTCGCGCATGTCGCTGTTGCCACGGACGGTCGGATTCTCGAAGAACCACTCCTCGGAAACGTGCTGGTGATCGCCTCGAACAGTCCACTCGACGCCCTCGAGCAGCCCGGATGGCCGGTCGGCGACCACAATCCTCCGTACGTGCTCATCGGCGACAGGCTCCGGCAGTGGATCGCCGGCGCCCCGCCCCTGACAGACAGTGACGCCACCGACTCCCCATCGCCCTGA
- a CDS encoding TIGR03842 family LLM class F420-dependent oxidoreductase has protein sequence MEFGAVLQTHPPASRTLALAKLAEQHGFDYAWTFDSHLLWQEPYVIYSQILNETHRIKVGPMVTNPATRDWTVTASIFATLNEMYGNRTICGIGRGDSAVRTTNGAPTTLKTLRESIHVIRELANSRPVEYNGATVQFPWSRSSELEVWVAAYGPLALKLTGEVGDGFILQLADVDIAEWMIKTVRDAAEKAGRDPMSIKFCVAAPMYIGDDWEHMRDQCRWFGGMVGNHVADIVSKYGTDSNVPKALTDYIESRQGYDYNQHGLAGNEHANFVPDEIVDRFCLLGTADQHIEKLKALKELGVDQFAGYLQHDNKEETLRVYGEAVIPAMREHITATA, from the coding sequence ATGGAATTCGGAGCAGTACTCCAGACCCACCCGCCGGCGTCGCGCACCCTCGCGCTCGCGAAGCTCGCCGAGCAGCACGGCTTCGACTACGCGTGGACGTTCGACTCGCACCTGCTCTGGCAGGAGCCGTACGTCATCTACAGCCAGATCCTCAACGAGACGCACCGCATCAAGGTCGGCCCGATGGTGACGAACCCGGCGACCCGCGACTGGACGGTGACGGCATCCATCTTCGCCACCCTCAACGAGATGTACGGCAACCGCACCATCTGCGGCATCGGCCGTGGCGACTCGGCGGTGCGCACGACGAACGGCGCACCGACCACGCTGAAGACCCTGCGGGAGTCGATCCACGTGATCCGTGAGCTCGCGAACAGCCGCCCGGTGGAGTACAACGGGGCGACCGTGCAGTTCCCGTGGAGCCGCAGTTCCGAACTCGAGGTGTGGGTTGCGGCCTACGGCCCGCTCGCCCTCAAGCTCACCGGCGAAGTCGGTGACGGCTTCATCCTGCAGCTCGCCGACGTCGACATCGCCGAATGGATGATCAAGACCGTCCGCGATGCGGCAGAGAAGGCAGGGCGCGACCCGATGTCGATCAAGTTCTGCGTGGCCGCCCCGATGTACATCGGCGACGACTGGGAGCACATGCGCGACCAGTGCCGGTGGTTCGGTGGCATGGTGGGCAACCATGTGGCCGACATCGTGTCGAAGTACGGCACCGACTCGAACGTGCCGAAGGCGCTGACGGACTACATCGAGTCCCGCCAGGGCTACGACTACAACCAGCACGGCCTCGCCGGCAACGAGCACGCGAACTTCGTTCCCGACGAGATCGTCGACCGCTTCTGCCTGCTCGGCACGGCCGACCAGCACATCGAGAAGCTGAAGGCTCTCAAGGAGCTCGGCGTCGACCAGTTCGCCGGCTACCTCCAGCACGACAACAAGGAGGAGACCCTGCGTGTCTACGGCGAGGCCGTCATCCCAGCGATGCGAGAGCACATCACGGCGACCGCATGA
- the cofC gene encoding 2-phospho-L-lactate guanylyltransferase yields MQWSVVVPVKGTDLSKSRLAELPATVLVRRRLALAFALDAVGALSASALVGEIIVVTSDPESAAALAELGARILADPGEGLNVAIATGLTEARRRHPGAPVAAITADLPSLTTADVDSALRAAAEHPAAFVADFEGVGTTTITARPGVSLVPQFGIGSAAAHAAAGLVPLEVPLTSTLRRDVDTPSDLSSVDATAGEHTRRALRAEGPTAADAG; encoded by the coding sequence ATGCAGTGGAGCGTCGTCGTTCCCGTCAAGGGAACGGACCTGTCGAAGTCCCGGCTCGCGGAACTGCCCGCGACGGTGCTGGTGCGCCGGCGCCTGGCGCTCGCCTTCGCGCTGGACGCCGTCGGCGCTCTGTCGGCCTCTGCGCTGGTGGGGGAGATCATCGTGGTGACGAGCGACCCCGAGTCGGCGGCTGCGCTCGCGGAGCTCGGCGCACGCATTCTGGCGGATCCTGGTGAGGGGCTGAACGTCGCCATTGCGACCGGCCTCACCGAGGCGCGACGACGTCACCCCGGAGCGCCGGTCGCAGCGATCACCGCCGACCTCCCCTCGCTCACCACCGCAGACGTCGACAGCGCGTTGCGGGCCGCCGCCGAGCATCCAGCCGCCTTCGTCGCCGACTTCGAGGGTGTCGGCACGACCACGATCACCGCGCGGCCGGGTGTTTCGTTGGTTCCGCAGTTCGGGATCGGATCGGCGGCGGCGCACGCGGCGGCCGGCCTTGTGCCGCTCGAGGTGCCGCTCACCTCGACTCTCCGTCGTGACGTGGACACGCCGTCAGACCTCTCGTCCGTCGATGCGACCGCCGGAGAGCACACCCGGCGGGCATTGCGCGCGGAGGGACCCACCGCGGCGGACGCCGGCTGA
- the coaD gene encoding pantetheine-phosphate adenylyltransferase, with the protein MSTIAVVPGSFDPVTLGHLDVIGRAAGIFDQVHVLVVHNPDKSALLPIAQRVSLIQRAIVDGGLPGNIVVTSWSVGLLVDYCVEVGAKVLVKGIRSQVDVAYETPMAIVNRNLSGVETVFLLPDPAHAHVSSSLVRQVAGLGGDVAPYVPQVVAEFLQSPR; encoded by the coding sequence ATGAGCACCATTGCGGTCGTCCCCGGTTCGTTCGATCCGGTGACCCTCGGCCACCTCGACGTGATCGGTCGTGCCGCCGGCATCTTCGATCAGGTGCACGTGCTGGTCGTGCACAACCCCGACAAGTCGGCCCTGCTGCCGATCGCCCAGCGCGTCTCCCTCATCCAGCGGGCGATCGTCGATGGTGGCCTGCCGGGCAATATCGTCGTCACCTCGTGGAGCGTCGGGCTGCTGGTCGACTACTGCGTCGAGGTCGGCGCGAAGGTGCTCGTGAAGGGCATCCGGTCGCAGGTCGACGTGGCCTACGAGACGCCGATGGCCATCGTGAACCGCAACCTCTCGGGCGTCGAGACGGTCTTCCTGCTGCCCGACCCGGCGCACGCGCACGTGTCGAGTTCCCTGGTGCGCCAGGTCGCCGGCCTCGGCGGAGACGTCGCACCCTACGTGCCGCAGGTGGTCGCCGAGTTCCTGCAGTCCCCGCGCTGA
- a CDS encoding alpha/beta fold hydrolase: MTPVASSPSASDYGFFDVTADPAAFELVTSVIDTVAGPITVRHGRRSGRAGAWATILLHGAAGSWSTFTPLLAAADLVAATGTVDRLDDLIIPDLAGWGASALAGRPEDRTIEAVASSVAEVARALGYDGWMIVGHSLGGFVALELAAREKTATKRVVLISPTTFGVALAVRHPLRSLRSLPGFVGMLVVMRTLASLGSAGTRFVAAIGPTRFFRLSMAPLFAHPARIGPSVYAALATEARPRAFALASARAGEYDVRRWAGIRCPVRSLTGSSDVFVADDDEGRLAATIPDFEGGVLDDAGHFGHIERPVEVVERMFARASGQGAGLGDGQRAGSEHGQRAGSKRGQHAGSSPGQSAGSDDGRAHSSGGGSGETGPERR, from the coding sequence GTGACACCTGTAGCGTCTTCCCCCTCCGCGAGCGACTACGGGTTCTTCGACGTCACCGCAGACCCGGCCGCTTTCGAGCTCGTCACCTCCGTCATCGACACTGTCGCCGGTCCGATCACCGTGCGGCACGGCCGCCGTTCGGGCCGCGCCGGAGCGTGGGCGACCATCCTGCTGCACGGCGCCGCAGGCTCGTGGAGCACGTTCACTCCGCTCCTCGCAGCCGCGGACCTCGTCGCCGCCACCGGCACGGTCGACCGCCTCGACGACCTCATCATCCCCGACCTCGCCGGCTGGGGCGCCTCCGCCCTCGCCGGGCGCCCCGAAGACCGCACGATCGAGGCGGTGGCATCCTCGGTGGCCGAGGTCGCCCGGGCCCTCGGTTACGACGGGTGGATGATCGTGGGCCACTCCCTCGGCGGCTTCGTCGCCCTCGAACTCGCCGCTCGGGAGAAGACCGCCACGAAGCGGGTGGTCCTCATCTCTCCGACCACGTTCGGTGTCGCGCTCGCCGTGCGCCACCCGCTCCGGTCGCTCCGCAGCCTGCCGGGTTTTGTCGGGATGCTCGTGGTGATGCGCACGCTCGCTAGCCTCGGCTCGGCCGGCACCCGGTTCGTGGCGGCGATCGGGCCGACCCGGTTCTTCCGGCTGTCGATGGCACCGCTCTTCGCGCACCCGGCACGGATCGGGCCGAGCGTGTATGCCGCGCTCGCCACCGAGGCGCGGCCCCGGGCGTTCGCGCTGGCGTCGGCGCGTGCGGGGGAGTACGACGTGCGGCGCTGGGCGGGCATCCGGTGCCCGGTGCGTTCGCTCACGGGAAGCAGCGACGTCTTCGTGGCCGACGACGACGAGGGACGGCTCGCGGCGACGATCCCCGATTTCGAGGGTGGCGTTCTCGACGATGCCGGCCATTTCGGGCACATCGAACGGCCGGTCGAGGTCGTCGAACGGATGTTCGCGCGCGCGAGCGGCCAGGGTGCGGGCCTTGGAGACGGCCAGCGAGCGGGCTCTGAACATGGCCAGCGTGCGGGCTCCAAACGTGGCCAGCACGCGGGCTCGAGCCCCGGCCAGAGCGCGGGCTCCGATGACGGCCGGGCCCACAGTTCCGGGGGCGGCAGCGGCGAAACCGGGCCGGAGCGGCGCTAG
- a CDS encoding LLM class flavin-dependent oxidoreductase yields the protein MRFGIVILPQETWAEARPKWQAAEQLGFDHAWTYDHLSWRSLADEPWGATVPTLTAAATATTTIRLGTFVSSPNFRHPVPFAKEVATIDDIAGGRFLLGIGSGGTGFDAFVLGQQQLTPRQRHERFAEFVELADRLLRFEQAPDVAAEAGTSGISFDGRWYTAHEARMVGRPAQQPRVPFVLAANGPKGLALVSRFGQGWVTTGADGAVGEDWWGAVETLVRRLEDAAAADGRDPGTIDRYLSLDSGGQASLASVGAFEEMVGRASGLGFTDVITHWPRRSGIYAASEAVLEEVAARLDGWR from the coding sequence ATGCGCTTCGGAATCGTCATCCTGCCCCAAGAGACCTGGGCCGAGGCCCGCCCGAAATGGCAGGCCGCCGAGCAGTTGGGCTTCGACCATGCGTGGACGTACGACCACCTCTCCTGGCGGTCGCTGGCGGACGAGCCGTGGGGCGCGACGGTGCCGACACTGACGGCCGCCGCCACGGCCACCACGACCATCCGGCTCGGCACCTTCGTCTCGTCGCCGAACTTCCGGCACCCCGTGCCGTTCGCGAAGGAGGTCGCCACGATCGACGACATCGCGGGCGGCCGGTTCCTGCTCGGCATCGGTTCGGGCGGCACCGGGTTCGACGCGTTCGTCCTCGGCCAGCAGCAGCTCACCCCGCGCCAGCGCCACGAACGGTTCGCCGAATTCGTCGAGCTGGCCGACCGTCTGCTGCGGTTCGAGCAGGCTCCGGATGTCGCGGCGGAGGCCGGGACATCCGGAATCAGCTTCGACGGCCGGTGGTACACCGCGCACGAGGCCCGGATGGTGGGTCGGCCCGCGCAGCAGCCGCGCGTTCCGTTCGTGCTCGCGGCCAACGGGCCGAAGGGTCTCGCGCTGGTCAGCCGGTTCGGGCAGGGCTGGGTCACGACCGGGGCAGACGGGGCTGTCGGCGAGGACTGGTGGGGCGCCGTCGAGACGCTGGTGCGCCGACTGGAGGATGCCGCGGCGGCAGACGGGCGGGACCCCGGCACGATCGACCGGTACCTGTCGCTCGACTCGGGCGGCCAGGCGTCACTTGCGAGCGTGGGGGCGTTCGAGGAGATGGTGGGGCGGGCATCCGGGCTCGGCTTCACCGACGTGATCACGCACTGGCCGAGGCGGTCGGGCATCTATGCCGCCTCGGAGGCGGTGCTGGAAGAGGTGGCAGCCCGGCTCGACGGGTGGCGCTGA
- a CDS encoding nitrilase-related carbon-nitrogen hydrolase — protein MAVVRAAITQTTWTGDKESMIQKHEQFARDAAAEGAQVICFQELFYGPYFGITEDKKYYHYAEPADGPIVQRFAALAKELNLVIILPIYEEDITGVYYNTAVIVEADGTILGKYRKHHIPHVDRFFEKFYFRPGNMGYPVFDTSVGKIGLYICYDRHFPEGWRELGLNGAHMVFNPNATKPGLSNRLWEVEGPAAAVANGYFVLQPNRVGREDNEYGDLAVDFYGTSQVIDPRGNFVGDRGSGTSEEILVRDLELDLVREMRDDWQFYRDRRPESYTSIPKP, from the coding sequence ATGGCGGTTGTACGGGCAGCGATCACGCAGACCACCTGGACCGGCGACAAAGAGTCCATGATCCAGAAGCACGAGCAGTTCGCGCGTGACGCGGCGGCCGAGGGAGCCCAGGTCATCTGCTTCCAGGAACTCTTCTACGGACCCTACTTCGGCATCACCGAGGACAAGAAGTACTACCACTACGCCGAACCGGCCGACGGCCCCATCGTGCAGCGCTTCGCCGCGCTCGCCAAAGAGCTGAACCTCGTGATCATCCTGCCGATCTACGAAGAGGACATCACGGGCGTCTACTACAACACCGCCGTGATCGTCGAAGCCGACGGCACGATCCTCGGCAAGTACCGGAAGCACCACATCCCGCACGTCGACCGGTTCTTCGAGAAGTTCTACTTCCGCCCCGGCAACATGGGCTACCCCGTCTTCGACACCTCGGTCGGCAAGATCGGCCTGTACATCTGCTACGACCGCCACTTCCCCGAGGGTTGGCGCGAGCTGGGCCTGAACGGCGCGCACATGGTGTTCAACCCGAACGCCACGAAGCCCGGGCTGTCGAACCGGCTCTGGGAGGTCGAGGGCCCTGCTGCAGCGGTCGCGAACGGCTACTTCGTGCTGCAGCCCAACCGGGTCGGCCGCGAAGACAACGAGTACGGCGACCTCGCCGTCGACTTCTACGGCACCAGCCAGGTGATCGACCCGCGTGGCAACTTCGTGGGGGATCGCGGATCCGGTACCTCTGAGGAGATCCTGGTGCGCGACCTCGAGCTCGACCTGGTGCGGGAGATGCGCGACGACTGGCAGTTCTACCGCGACCGGAGGCCCGAGTCGTACACCTCGATCCCCAAGCCGTAG
- a CDS encoding coenzyme F420-0:L-glutamate ligase — MPVPELPTAGMTMIQVYAVAGMGEVVAGDSLDELIADALAGQGLDVEDGDILVVTSKIVSKAEGRSVRADDREDAITAETVRVVATRTHPGGVTRIVENRLGIVQAAAGVDASNTPAGTVLLLPVDPDASARRLAAALRERLGVRVGILVSDTLGRAWREGQTDAAIGSAGVLVVDDLRGGVDSFGQTLEVTQMAVADEITAAADLVKGKASGMPVALVRGLSAFVVETLDTPARALTRTGPTDMFRLGTDEALAEGRAAGFAEGRAAGYAEGFEAGRRAGLGGHSGGADPSGVAGPAVHP, encoded by the coding sequence ATGCCGGTTCCTGAGCTGCCGACCGCCGGCATGACGATGATCCAGGTGTATGCCGTCGCGGGCATGGGCGAGGTCGTGGCGGGAGATTCGCTCGACGAGCTCATTGCCGACGCTCTGGCGGGGCAGGGGCTCGACGTCGAAGACGGCGACATCCTCGTCGTGACGAGCAAGATCGTCTCGAAGGCCGAGGGGCGTTCGGTGCGGGCGGATGACCGGGAAGACGCGATCACCGCCGAGACCGTGCGCGTGGTCGCCACCCGCACGCACCCCGGGGGTGTGACCCGCATCGTCGAGAACCGTCTGGGCATCGTGCAGGCCGCGGCCGGGGTGGACGCGAGCAACACCCCCGCCGGCACCGTCCTGCTGCTGCCTGTCGACCCCGATGCCTCGGCCCGGCGGCTGGCCGCCGCACTCCGCGAGCGGCTCGGAGTGCGGGTGGGCATCCTCGTGTCCGACACTCTCGGGCGCGCCTGGCGGGAGGGCCAGACCGATGCGGCCATCGGCTCAGCAGGTGTGCTGGTCGTCGATGACCTGCGTGGGGGCGTCGACAGTTTCGGGCAGACCCTCGAGGTCACTCAGATGGCGGTCGCCGACGAGATCACGGCTGCCGCAGATCTGGTGAAGGGCAAGGCGAGCGGGATGCCCGTGGCATTGGTGCGCGGGCTGTCGGCCTTTGTCGTCGAGACGCTCGACACGCCGGCGAGGGCGCTGACCCGCACCGGGCCGACCGACATGTTCCGGCTCGGGACCGACGAAGCGCTCGCCGAGGGGCGGGCTGCAGGGTTCGCCGAGGGGCGCGCTGCCGGCTACGCCGAGGGGTTCGAGGCCGGGCGCCGGGCCGGTCTGGGTGGTCACTCTGGTGGGGCCGATCCGTCTGGTGTGGCCGGCCCGGCCGTGCATCCGTGA
- the cofD gene encoding 2-phospho-L-lactate transferase, with protein sequence MKITVLAGGVGGAKFLRGLRQHLRETLPDGRGGTTAVVTVVVNTGDDLWLTGLRVCPDLDSIMYTLGGANDEVRGWGRLGESERVSAELTAYGVGWPWFTLGDLDLGTHITRSHLLRQGLTLSEATAEITARWNLGVTLLPMSDQPVETHVVVADDGAAGAGGSDTRTDTRTGTRTMHFEEWWVHYRASLPALRFEQHGLESATAAPGVVQAILDADVVLVAPSNPVVSIGTILPVPGILEALQTTAAPVVGVSPIISGSPVRGMAKACLDAIGVPVAADAVGLHYGSRSGAGGGFLDAWLIDESDAALASGIEAAGIRVSVVPLWMSTVELATALAADALAAARPALAV encoded by the coding sequence GTGAAGATAACCGTGTTGGCTGGTGGCGTCGGTGGAGCGAAGTTCCTGCGGGGGCTGAGACAGCACCTGAGGGAGACCCTGCCCGACGGCCGGGGCGGCACGACGGCCGTCGTCACCGTGGTCGTCAACACCGGCGACGACCTCTGGCTCACCGGGCTCCGGGTCTGCCCCGACCTCGACTCCATCATGTACACGCTCGGCGGGGCGAACGACGAGGTGCGCGGCTGGGGGCGACTCGGTGAATCCGAGCGGGTCAGCGCCGAGCTGACCGCCTACGGAGTGGGCTGGCCCTGGTTCACTCTCGGCGACCTCGACCTCGGCACACACATCACCCGCTCGCACCTGCTCCGCCAGGGGCTGACGCTCAGCGAGGCGACCGCCGAGATCACGGCACGTTGGAACCTCGGCGTCACGCTGCTGCCGATGAGCGACCAACCGGTCGAGACGCATGTGGTGGTGGCCGACGACGGTGCGGCCGGGGCTGGCGGGTCCGACACCCGCACCGACACCCGCACCGGCACTCGCACCATGCACTTCGAGGAGTGGTGGGTGCACTACCGCGCCTCCCTCCCGGCACTGCGATTCGAACAGCACGGACTCGAATCCGCAACAGCGGCGCCGGGTGTCGTGCAGGCCATCCTCGACGCCGACGTCGTGCTGGTCGCCCCGTCGAACCCCGTGGTCTCGATCGGCACGATCCTGCCGGTGCCAGGCATCCTCGAGGCCCTGCAGACAACCGCGGCGCCCGTCGTCGGGGTGTCTCCGATCATCTCGGGCTCGCCGGTGCGGGGCATGGCGAAGGCCTGCCTCGACGCCATCGGGGTGCCGGTCGCCGCCGACGCGGTGGGGCTGCACTACGGCTCCCGGTCGGGCGCGGGCGGCGGCTTCCTCGACGCCTGGTTGATCGACGAGTCGGATGCCGCCCTGGCTTCCGGGATCGAGGCGGCGGGGATCCGGGTGAGTGTCGTACCGCTCTGGATGAGCACTGTCGAACTGGCGACGGCCCTCGCAGCCGACGCGCTGGCGGCGGCCCGGCCCGCCCTGGCGGTCTAG
- the hydA gene encoding dihydropyrimidinase gives MKTLITNGTVVNATGVASADVLIDGETIAAVLAPGSALLGFDVAANVDRVIDARGKYVIPGGIDAHTHMEMPFGGTFASDTFETGTRAAAWGGTTSIVDFVVQYAGENILDQYQLWHQKAAGNCAIDYGFHQILSDVQDSSLTAMDELLNEGVSSFKLFMAYKGVFLSDDGQIVKAMQRASENGALMMMHAENGSVIDLLVQQSIARGDTSPYFHGTTRPWQAEEEATHRAIMLANLTGAPLYIVHVSAKQAVEQIAIARDRGQNVFAETCPQYLYLSLEEQLGASSEQWGDFEGAKWVCSTPLRSRAEGHQHHMWQGLRTNDLQIISTDHCPFCMKGQKDMGIGDFSKIPNGIGSVEHRMDLIYQGVVMGEISLPRWVELTSTTPARMFGMYGKKGVIQPGADGDVVIYDPNGHTSIGVGEGRSHHMNMDYSAWEGYEIDGHVDTVISRGKVIVDDNSYLGTKGDGKYFKRGLSQYLI, from the coding sequence ATGAAGACACTCATTACCAACGGCACTGTGGTGAACGCCACGGGCGTCGCCAGCGCTGACGTGCTGATCGACGGCGAGACGATCGCCGCCGTGCTGGCCCCGGGCTCGGCCCTGCTCGGCTTCGATGTCGCAGCCAACGTCGACCGCGTCATCGATGCGCGGGGGAAGTACGTCATCCCGGGCGGCATCGACGCGCACACGCACATGGAGATGCCGTTCGGCGGCACCTTCGCGAGCGACACCTTCGAGACGGGAACCCGGGCAGCGGCCTGGGGCGGCACGACCTCGATCGTCGACTTCGTGGTGCAGTACGCGGGCGAGAACATCCTCGACCAGTACCAGCTCTGGCACCAGAAGGCCGCGGGCAACTGCGCCATCGACTACGGCTTCCACCAGATCCTCTCCGACGTGCAGGACTCGTCGCTCACGGCGATGGATGAGCTGCTGAACGAAGGCGTCAGCTCCTTCAAGCTCTTCATGGCCTACAAGGGCGTGTTCCTCTCCGACGACGGGCAGATCGTCAAGGCGATGCAGCGGGCGAGCGAGAACGGTGCGCTGATGATGATGCACGCCGAGAACGGCAGCGTCATCGACCTGCTCGTGCAGCAGTCCATCGCCCGGGGTGACACCTCCCCGTACTTCCACGGCACCACGCGCCCGTGGCAGGCCGAGGAGGAGGCGACCCACCGCGCGATCATGCTCGCCAACCTCACGGGTGCGCCGCTCTACATCGTCCATGTCAGCGCCAAGCAGGCCGTCGAGCAGATCGCCATCGCCCGCGACCGCGGCCAGAACGTGTTCGCAGAGACCTGCCCGCAGTACCTCTACCTGTCGCTCGAGGAGCAGCTCGGGGCATCCAGTGAGCAGTGGGGCGACTTCGAAGGCGCCAAGTGGGTGTGCTCGACGCCGCTCCGGTCGCGTGCGGAGGGTCACCAGCACCACATGTGGCAGGGCCTCCGCACGAACGACCTGCAGATCATCTCCACCGACCACTGTCCCTTCTGCATGAAGGGTCAGAAAGACATGGGGATCGGCGACTTCTCGAAGATCCCGAACGGCATCGGCTCGGTCGAGCACCGCATGGACCTGATCTACCAGGGTGTGGTGATGGGCGAGATCAGCCTGCCGCGCTGGGTCGAACTCACGTCGACCACGCCCGCGCGCATGTTCGGCATGTACGGCAAGAAGGGCGTCATCCAGCCCGGGGCCGATGGCGACGTGGTGATCTACGACCCGAACGGGCACACCTCGATCGGCGTCGGCGAGGGCCGTTCGCACCACATGAACATGGACTACTCGGCCTGGGAGGGCTACGAGATCGACGGGCACGTCGACACCGTCATCTCCCGCGGCAAGGTCATCGTCGACGACAACTCCTACCTCGGCACCAAGGGTGACGGCAAGTACTTCAAGCGCGGCCTGAGCCAATATCTGATCTGA